Within Osmia lignaria lignaria isolate PbOS001 chromosome 11, iyOsmLign1, whole genome shotgun sequence, the genomic segment CGTACGGCTActgtttcttcttttgcacaaaATCAAAATGGCGATGAAATTATACAACGTATATAGATACCCACATTTATTTTCGTTCGTTTATACTCGTCGATAGATTTTGGAAAAATACGTATGAACGATGAGACAACTTTTAACAGGATTGTTCGtctctttaattattaaatagagACTGATTGACTCATTTAGTCCATATTTATTTATGGGAAGATACGGGATCTTTTCGATCACTGGAAGGAACTTTTCACAATTTATggtccatttaaaaaaaaaacaatacgaTGTATTCCGGATCGTTAAACGTAACATTCACACTAGAAACAACGTATCATTATGATAAAGAAGAAAAGTATAGCCGCCAGGAGtgatttcttttaataataacgAAATTTTGTTAAATGGAAAATTGACGAACATGAACGGGTCACTTTTGGATAATGCCGCAAGCGAAGTTGTGTGACTCATGCTTCATAAAAAGAAGTCAACTTTCTCATTGCGTGGGATATACGTTTGCGTAACTTTAGTTATATTTTTATCTCTGCTATCATGTTCCTCGAGTTTCTCTTCGTCCATATAGTGGATTTGAAATGCTACACCATGTGCGAGATGAAAGGAAATGCCGAAATTTTCGGATCAATTTTGTTTTGGGTCCTTTGGGAATGTGTATAGCGCAATTTTGTCACATGAATTGAATGTAACAATTTaacttatttatataaaaaaaacagTACATACAAGGAAGGCATTTATGAACCAGGAGATTTTTGAATGACTGTGTGTTAAGAATATCAAGAAATATACTTCTCAAAAATCTAtaaaatatttcctacaattaacaGGAATAATCTTTCATGTTAATATCGAATGAATTAAAAGATCCAATTGGATTTATGTATTTAAATACTCTGTCTAATTAACACTATAAGAAGCTACAGATTCTACAACCTTTACCTAAATATGATGCAATGGtaaaaacatatacatataataatcatGTTATTACTTATGTACGAAgaattttatgaatgaaattttggaaaCTCACAGAGAAGAAAGTTATCCTACAACTTATCTGAGATATATTAATACtcatcaatattttaattacatagcAACTCAACTACAATGCTTttatatcagtatattacaatgtCAGTAATTCATGACAGGAGtggtttatttttaactaaaaaatgatgaataaaCTGTTGAAACTAGAAATGGAAGGACAAAATCAGATCAAGATGATTATTTGACTCACCCAGTAATTATACCATGAAGATAccaaatattaaacaaaattaaatattaaatttaatatacaacTAAAACCAATGTATGAAATTGGATATTACAGAGACATTAAAATGTGCAGAAAGTTCTACCATAAAATGTGTAAATAAAAAGTTGGAATGAAATTTGAAGAATGAAGCAGTGATGAATAGAAAGAGGAAATGAAGTATCTGAGAAAATGCTTATGAAGTCTAGAAATATAAAcgaagtaaaataaattaatgcaaatgaagaattattattacttgTTAAATCAGTCATTAAAGGCATTTGCCTTTTGCATAAAagggattattttaattttgcactgaaccatttttatttaaataaattgcattaTAAATTCAAACTTAACGTTCCTTACATATTGTATTAGAATATAATTTGATGCATGAGCAAGTACATAGATCTGATCAGTTTAAATAAACTTATATAACATCTATAAGGGTACTTGTTTCATGCGCAATAGTATTCTAAAATATCAATGATTCATTACCTACAGACTTGTAATAATTTACTAGActctatattttttttactttagaATAGTACATCTgtgatttttattgttatttatttttaatattaagaatACAGAATTAGtgatatattttaaaacatCTTTAAGTGGTTgggtaaatttattaaaaaaacacaGTCAAACATGTAAATAgacatatatacatacgtatatgtaCAATTCAAGTTAATATCCAGTGTGATTGTCACGGGTATGCATATATGTTGGAAGAAAATCCAGGGAAGTCAGGGGAaacaatttatgaaaatatatacTGAAAGCCACAATTCACTTAATGGAAATAAATAAGAACCGAATTTATCATCTTGAGTTAATCTTCAGTGTCGTCCGTACAAGAGGAAATTTTTCAGATATTCGAGACTaaagcttaaaaaaaaaaaaaaaacattctttCTGCACTATTAAGGCCGTACGCTCACTAAACCTTgtgaattttcttccttttaagATGAAATCATAAAGAtggagaaaaaggagaaaaagaaaaaggctgGGCCTCCCAGTGGAAAAGGTGGTACTAAACGCACTCGAGGAAGTGCAAGAGGACGCAATGGACTGAGGGGTAGAGGAGCTAGAGTAAAACGTAATGTTGGGACTGTTAAAAAAGAGCAAACATGGCAAGCTGGACAAAATAATAGCAATAACAATGTCCGCGGTGGGTTTGTAAGAAAACGATACAAGAAAAGCACTGGTCTAACTAGATCAAGAAGCAACTTGACATTAAATCAGAAAACAAGTGCACGAGGAGCTTTCAATGTTCGTCGAGGACGAAGCAATAGATTTGGTTTAACTCGCAGTAGAAGTCGTACAAACTTGACTTTCACTCAAGGAGGATTTTTCACCAATAACAAAACTGCGTTGAAACGAACAAACAGTTTACCAAATCTACGTGATCCAACATCAGTTCATAATCGGTTGGGATATCAAAGCCCTGCCCAAATTGCCTATCGAAATCGTGTCAAAAGGGCTAAACAATTATTGTTACAACGGCAAAATCAGAGAATGTCTTTACAAAATCAATTCAGAGTAAGTAATATATCAAATACGTATGAAACAATAAGCAGgatttaaactaaaattgtttctctttttatagGTACCTCAAGCTGGAAAATCTTTGATGTCACTTCAACAAAGATCTACGGAAAGAAGGCAACAAATTTTAACGTCTCAACGTCGTTTTACCACCGGTGGATTACGCTCAGATCAAATTGCCCGGGCGCAGAGACGGGCACAATATGAACAAAAGTTAATGAGAATGAAGTATGGTTAAAACTTCTATAATTAACTATTctaaataatttgattttatacaattttctatGTTCACGTAATTAGTTTGTATCATTGAAATAATACAATGTTATAGTACTTCACGATTAAATACGAATTCAAATGTGAACTTCATGTGCACATTGGGAAATGAATATAGTGCAGGCACGCACCAACGTCCTGTTACACTTACACCCAGCCGAAACGGAAATGCCGTGAACAGTTTGCGCCAGCTGCCAAGAGGACGTTCGCCATTTAGACAAAATGTACAAAGCTTAAACATGGTATGATGTAGATCTTATTGAAACAATATTCGAGTTATGCATTTTCAGATACTTTGTTCATTGTATtcttaaatgtatataaatgaTGAAATATTTTAGGTTGGCCGGGCACCTTTATTTGGCCGACAGCGTTCAAGGTCACGATCGCGTTCCCGTTCTCGTACACGAAACACTCCGTCATCAGATGCAGGAGCCGATGTAGATGATCGTACTTTCAGCGAAGTCATGTACAGCTTGTCTGGAAATCTTGGTGTTACCGGAAGAACGCTTAACGATAGATTTAGTTTTTAagtctaaaaaaaaattttgttttgtaTTTAGAACATAAGACTGCTGAGGCCAGAAGTGATTTTTATGCTTGAAACATAGAAAAAATGGTATTAAATGAATTGCAGCTCAGCTACTTGAATATTTTTGACTTAGTCTTGTTTCATATTTTAAGCAATAtgaaaatcatttttacatttatcTTTGGAATATACATTGAAGTAATAGATGCATTGAgtttttaataaatgcaatatttgcattattttctGATTCTGAAAATACTTTatgacaatttattttttaaatttcatgagATAAATTActtgtttttttcatttttctcttagAGAGATATATACGTTTGATTTATGTTGCatagaaacaaaattaaaatacttaAGCTTAAGAAACTAGTAAAAAAAGTGTAATATATAAGAAGAAAATTCATAgtaaattttttttatgaaaaacaCAGCCTGAAATTGtttataaacatttaaaataaatctttttttaGTGTAAATAACATCTTTCTGTTTAAGAACTTAccacattatttttattataaaaaacatTTCAAACTTTCagtaaatgtattttttttattggattCAACAAATTTATGGAAGGATATAGTCTCAATCATGTCATTTTAGTTTTTATAAACAAGTAGACAACTTaaaagttaaatattaaaagaattaaaTCTGAAGCTacgttaaaattataaaaattttacaagttTCTTAAAATATAGTATgacctttttttattatactaattaaataattaagtgCTTGTAAGAAAGTCATAATCAGAATATACATAATGTATACATAGAAGTACAATGTAAAttgactttttatattttattgtataaacataatttaatacgtACAATATATCTTCTAGATAGAATCTTTATTACATTAATATGAAGGTTACATCTAACTAGTGGAATAACTTTGTTAGTTATTTAAATTTGTTATCCCAAgcaacgaatattacattattgaaATGTAAATATTGTATGGCAGGTATTATACgttcaatataatattaattatacgaAAAACTATGGAGTTATTAATGTTATAACAAAACTACATAATATATTCTACATTCATCGCCTACTTGACGTAatcatttttgtaaattttatttgtaaattgaaaGTTTTATAATATGGGTTTATAagcaaaatattttgtaatatttatacataACAAAGTAATACTTCAAACATTCTCGTAAAAatcaagaaaatttttaaatgaatatattaaatacaattttttattacacatcaacaaggaaattaaaaaattaattgcttaTAAAATGACACCAGGAATTTCAACGTTAATGTCATTCGCTCAAAGAATAGAAGGACaggtaaatatttaattttctaaataattactaaaAAGCTAGactaaaaatgttaatatttgaaaaatattttttagattTTATCTCGAACGTCTGCTTTGAAACATTGGACTACTCAACAAATTCGACACATGCGAGTTCATGAACATATCGCATATACTTTGTTAAAACAAGCTGGAATTCCAACTCCACCTTTCGGTGTAGCTAAAACTCCAGACGAAGTTGCTAAAATAGCCGCAGATCTTAAAACGAAAGACATTGTTTTAAAAGCTCAAGTTCTTGCTGGTGGTCGTGGTATGGGACACTTTAAAGGTACCAATGTCAGCGGTGTTGTTATGTGTGAAACGTGAgtctaattatttattaccgAATTTTTACtatctgtattattttcaagaatttattatcaataatataatgtatttatattttaatgattttcagTCCTGAACAAGCAAAAACTCTGGCCAGCAATATGATAggcaaattattaataacaaaacaAACTGGAGCTGCtggaaaaatttgtaattcagTGATGGTAACAACGCGCATGTTTCCACGTAAAGAATATTATATGGCGGTAATGTTGGAGCGATCTTTTGATGTAAGTATCTTTTTAATGGATTTATTAAATGCATGGCGAAATTAGAAGGAATATAATTATAGGGTCCAGTTGTAATTGTATCTAAACAAGGCGGTGTTAACATTGAGGATGTTGCCGCCACAAATCCTGAAGCTATATCGTACATACCAATTAATATCATGGAAGGTTTAACAGTTGAACAAGTAAAGACCATTGTGGATAAATTAGGTATAGAAGGAGAAGGCAGAGAAATCACTTCAATAATTGCTTGCAATCTCTATGAATTGTTTATTGAAAAAGAAGCTTTATTGCTCGAAATTAATCCATTTGCTTTAGATATTTGTGGGGAATGtatgtagaagaaaaaatctgttaaattaattttgctaATCATCAATTACTGACGTTAATGTATATTTTCAGATTTTGCTTTGGATTGCAAATGTTCTTTTGACGATAGCTCGGAATATAGACAAAAAGAACTATTTGCTCTACAGGATGAATCACAAATGGATCCCAATGAACTCCAGGCagcgaaatttaatttaaactatATATCTCTAGATGGAAACATAGGGTGTATGGTAAATGGAGCTGGATTAGCAATGGCTACTATGGATCTTATAAAACTGTATGGTGGTATGCCAGCTAATTTTTTAGACGTAGGTGGTACAGCTACCGCAGAAACTGTAAAAGAAGCATTTAAGATAATAATCTCTGATCCAAAGGTAtctagaaattaagaaattctgaaataaaaatgtttaatatacTTCATtggaaatctaaaattttaaggtAGAAGCGATTTTAGTAAATATATTTGGTGGTATCATGAGATGTGACATAATCGCTCAAGGAATTATCACTGCATCCAAGGATTTAAATTTGACCATTCCAATAGTTGTAAGGCTGCAGGTAATTTAATAATGCTGTTCAACAAGAAATTGGAaaacaatattacaaattttctttccGATACAGGGAACTAATGTAGAGCAAGCAAAAACTTTGATCCAGCAGGCACAATTGAAAGTTATTTCTGTAGACGATTTTTCAATGGCAGCTGAAGCGGCTGTAAAATTGGCATTGATGGTAAATGCAGCAAATTCTTTGGATTTAGATGTTACTTTTAAAGCTAAAGAAAAATCTACTAAAACatcaaaatga encodes:
- the LOC117604178 gene encoding uncharacterized protein LOC117604178 isoform X1; its protein translation is MSEIDAKVNMSLDEIIKMEKKEKKKKAGPPSGKGGTKRTRGSARGRNGLRGRGARVKRNVGTVKKEQTWQAGQNNSNNNVRGGFVRKRYKKSTGLTRSRSNLTLNQKTSARGAFNVRRGRSNRFGLTRSRSRTNLTFTQGGFFTNNKTALKRTNSLPNLRDPTSVHNRLGYQSPAQIAYRNRVKRAKQLLLQRQNQRMSLQNQFRVPQAGKSLMSLQQRSTERRQQILTSQRRFTTGGLRSDQIARAQRRAQYEQNTSRLNTNSNVNFMCTLGNEYSAGTHQRPVTLTPSRNGNAVNSLRQLPRGRSPFRQNVQSLNMVGRAPLFGRQRSRSRSRSRSRTRNTPSSDAGADVDDRTFSEVMYSLSGNLGVTGRTLNDRFSF
- the LOC117604178 gene encoding uncharacterized protein LOC117604178 isoform X3, with amino-acid sequence MSEIDAKVNMSLDEIIKMEKKEKKKKAGPPSGKGGTKRTRGSARGRNGLRGRGARVKRNVGTVKKEQTWQAGQNNSNNNVRGGFVRKRYKKSTGLTRSRSNLTLNQKTSARGAFNVRRGRSNRFGLTRSRSRTNLTFTQGGFFTNNKTALKRTNSLPNLRDPTSVHNRLGYQSPAQIAYRNRVKRAKQLLLQRQNQRMSLQNQFRVPQAGKSLMSLQQRSTERRQQILTSQRRFTTGGLRSDQIARAQRRAQYEQKLMRMNTSRLNTNSNVNFMCTLGNEYSAGTHQRPVTLTPSRNGNAVNSLRQLPRGRSPFRQNVQSLNMVGRAPLFGRQRSRSRSRSRSRTRNTPSSDAGADVDDRTFSEVMYSLSGNLGVTGRTLNDRFSF
- the LOC117604178 gene encoding uncharacterized protein LOC117604178 isoform X2 codes for the protein MEKKEKKKKAGPPSGKGGTKRTRGSARGRNGLRGRGARVKRNVGTVKKEQTWQAGQNNSNNNVRGGFVRKRYKKSTGLTRSRSNLTLNQKTSARGAFNVRRGRSNRFGLTRSRSRTNLTFTQGGFFTNNKTALKRTNSLPNLRDPTSVHNRLGYQSPAQIAYRNRVKRAKQLLLQRQNQRMSLQNQFRVPQAGKSLMSLQQRSTERRQQILTSQRRFTTGGLRSDQIARAQRRAQYEQKLMRMNTSRLNTNSNVNFMCTLGNEYSAGTHQRPVTLTPSRNGNAVNSLRQLPRGRSPFRQNVQSLNMVGRAPLFGRQRSRSRSRSRSRTRNTPSSDAGADVDDRTFSEVMYSLSGNLGVTGRTLNDRFSF